The genomic DNA ATCGGTATGCATTCGCAACATGTTAGCTTCGAAGCGGTAGACTTCAAGGTAAGGCTCGCTACATTCGGCAGCATCTCCCCTCTCCTGACCGGAGGACCTGCCATGGCCGCGCTCGAACTCGATCTTTTCCTCTGCCGCACCGACAATTTCGGCGTGCTGATCCACGACCCCGAAAGCGGCCTGACCGCCTCGATCGACGCGCCCGAGGAGGCGCCAATCCTGGAGGCGCTGGAACGCCGCGGCTGGACGCTCACCCATATTCTCACGACGCACCATCATGGCGACCACGTCGCGGCCAATGACGCGTTGAAAGCCCGCTTCGGCGCCATCATCATCGGTCCGTTCAACGAGGCCGCGAAAATTCCGGGCCTCGACAAGACGGTGCGTCATGGCGAACGCTTCGAGTTTGCGGGCCGCAACGTCGAGGTGATCGAAACACCCGGCCATACCGCCGGCCATATCTGCTTCCATTTTCCACAGGACAAGCTGCTCTTTGCCGCCGACACGCTTTTTGCGCTCGGCTGCGGCCGTCTGTTCGAGGGGACGCCGGCGACCATGTGGCAGTCTCTCAGCCGGCTGATGGCCTTGCCGGACGACACGACCGTCTATTTCGGCCACGAATACACGCTCTCCAATGCCCGCTTCGCGGTCACCGTCGATCCCGACAATGCCGAACTCAAGGCACGCGCTGCCGAGATCGAGGAAATCCGCTGCGACGGCGGCTTCACCGCGCCGACGACAATCGGCCTGGAGAAGCGCACGAACCCGTTCCTGCGCGCCGCCGATCCCGGCATTCGCGCCCATCTCGGCCTGCGAGATGCCGACGATGCCGCGGTCTTTGCGGAAATCCGCAAGCGGAAGGATAACTTCTGATGGCTGAAGCACAGACGGCGGAAGAGGTCATCGAGGCGCTCGGCCTCACACGCCATCCGGAGGGCGGCTGGTACATCGAGACCTTCCGTGACACGGCCGGCGGCCCGCGGGGCCATTCGACGGCGATCTATTATCTGCTTGAGCGTGGCGACCGTTCGCACTGGCACCGGGTCCGCGACGCCGTCGAGATCTGGCACTACCACGCCGGCGCGCCGCTCGAACTCAGCATTGCCGAGGACGGGAAGCCCCCCGAGACGTTGCGGCTTGGGCCCGACATCCGGGACGGTGAGCGCCCGCAGGGCGTGGTGCCGGCCAACTGGTGGCAGTCGGCTGCCTCCCTCGGCGATTGGACGCTGGTTGGCTGCACGGTCGCGCCGGCCTTCGATTTTGCCGCCTTCGAGATGGCAGCCCCCGACTGGCAGCCGCCGACCCGATAGCGATCTTTCGGACTACTCCGCCGGCTGGGTGGCCGCGGCATCCTTGCGCAAGATCAGATCCTGGGCGGCGAGCACCGCCCCGCCGGTGACGAACAGGCAGGCAAGCGCTATGCGCCAGGATGGCTCGGCAAAGCCGAAGAGGATCAGGATCAGCGTCGAGAGCACCGGTGCTGCATAGCTCGAAACGCCGAGAAGCTGGATGTCGCCGTTCTTCACCCCGAAGTCCCAGGCATAGAAGGCCGCCCCCACCGGCAAGAGGCCGAGGCCCGCGACCGCCAGCCACTCGAAGGTCGTCGCCGGCCAGACCGTCGTTTCGAGCGCGAGATGGCAGACGAAGGACAGGATCGAGGTGGCAAGGCAGAAGCCGGTGACCACATCGGTCGAAACCGCCTCGAAGCGGCGTGTGATCAGCGAATAACCCGACCAGGTAAAGGCGCAGAGGAAGGCCGCGCCATAGCCGATGAGATAGGCACCGTCGAAGGCGACGCCGTTGCGCGCGACGATCAGGATCGTGCCGACGAGGCCCGCAAGCGCGCCGGCGATGTGATACCAGCGCAGCCGCTCCCCCGGCAGCAGTGCCGAACCGACAACGATCAAGAGCGGCCAGAGATAGGCGATCAGCCCGGCCTCCACCGCCGGCGCATTGCGCAGCGCCGTGAAGTAGAGGAAGTGATAGCCGAAGAGGCCGGCAATGCCCGTGATCCAGACCTTCGCCGGCTGCTTGAGCAGCGCCAGGCGCTCCGGTTTTGCCACAAGCACCGCAAGGCCGGGCAGG from Ensifer adhaerens includes the following:
- a CDS encoding DMT family transporter, translating into MKLKATLIGFSAILMWSLLALFTAASGKMPPFQLSAICFLIGSLPGLAVLVAKPERLALLKQPAKVWITGIAGLFGYHFLYFTALRNAPAVEAGLIAYLWPLLIVVGSALLPGERLRWYHIAGALAGLVGTILIVARNGVAFDGAYLIGYGAAFLCAFTWSGYSLITRRFEAVSTDVVTGFCLATSILSFVCHLALETTVWPATTFEWLAVAGLGLLPVGAAFYAWDFGVKNGDIQLLGVSSYAAPVLSTLILILFGFAEPSWRIALACLFVTGGAVLAAQDLILRKDAAATQPAE
- the gloB gene encoding hydroxyacylglutathione hydrolase codes for the protein MAALELDLFLCRTDNFGVLIHDPESGLTASIDAPEEAPILEALERRGWTLTHILTTHHHGDHVAANDALKARFGAIIIGPFNEAAKIPGLDKTVRHGERFEFAGRNVEVIETPGHTAGHICFHFPQDKLLFAADTLFALGCGRLFEGTPATMWQSLSRLMALPDDTTVYFGHEYTLSNARFAVTVDPDNAELKARAAEIEEIRCDGGFTAPTTIGLEKRTNPFLRAADPGIRAHLGLRDADDAAVFAEIRKRKDNF
- a CDS encoding cupin domain-containing protein, translated to MAEAQTAEEVIEALGLTRHPEGGWYIETFRDTAGGPRGHSTAIYYLLERGDRSHWHRVRDAVEIWHYHAGAPLELSIAEDGKPPETLRLGPDIRDGERPQGVVPANWWQSAASLGDWTLVGCTVAPAFDFAAFEMAAPDWQPPTR